From the bacterium genome, the window CCGTTCCCGAACGCCGAGGTCCACCTCGCCGACGCGCTGGAGATCGACTGGGACGCCCTCTCCGCCCATCTCGGCGGACCGCTGCGCGTCGTCGGCAACCTCCCCTACAACGTCGGCACGCCGATCGTCCGCCGCCTGATCGCCAGCGACGCCGTCCTCGACACGCAGGTCGTGCTGCAGCTCGAGGTCGCGGAGCGGCTTCTCGCCGAGCCGGGCACGAAGGACTACGGCCCCCTCTCGATCGTCGCCGCGCTCCGCTGCGAGCGGGAGAAGCTGCGCGTGATCAAGCCCGGCTCGTTCACGCCGGCGCCGAAGGTCACGAGCTGCGCGCTGCGGCTGAAGCGCCTCGCCGCCCCGCCGCTCGCGGCGGAAGAGGTCGGGCGGTTCGAGTACTGGGCCTTCAGCGGCTTCGCCCAGCGGCGCAAGACGCTGGCCAACAACATCGAGCGCCACCGCACGCTGATCGAGCAGTTCCTCGTTTCCTGCGGCCTCCCCGCGAACGCGCGCGGCGAGCGGCTCACGCCGAACCAATGGCTGACGCTCGCCGACGCGATGACGATGGGCGAGGTCGCGCTGGACGTTTGACATGGGCGCGAAACTCGACGTCTACACCCTCGGCGGCTGCGGCGGCTTCGGCATGAACGCCACGCTCCTCGCCGTCGGCGGCGAGGCGATCCTCGTCGACTTCGGCGCGGGGTTCCCGCGCGAGCCGCTCCCCGGCGCAGCGCTCGTCGTGCCCGACGGCGCCGCGCTCGTCGAGCGCTTTCCGCGCCTCGCGGCGATCGCGCTGACCCACGCGCACGACGACCACTGCGCCGCGCTCTCCTACCTGCCGCCGGCCTGGCGGAGCGCGCCGGTCTACGGTCCCGCGTTCGCGCTCGCCTCGGCCGCCGACCGCCTCGACGACAACCACGTTCCCCGCCCGCGGATGATCCCGGTCGCCGC encodes:
- the rsmA gene encoding 16S rRNA (adenine(1518)-N(6)/adenine(1519)-N(6))-dimethyltransferase RsmA, producing the protein MSDAKPRPTRKYGQNFLAEPRLAAKLVELFAPGPDDVVVEIGPGRGALTRGLAEKAGRFVALEIDPRLIDGVKEILAPFPNAEVHLADALEIDWDALSAHLGGPLRVVGNLPYNVGTPIVRRLIASDAVLDTQVVLQLEVAERLLAEPGTKDYGPLSIVAALRCEREKLRVIKPGSFTPAPKVTSCALRLKRLAAPPLAAEEVGRFEYWAFSGFAQRRKTLANNIERHRTLIEQFLVSCGLPANARGERLTPNQWLTLADAMTMGEVALDV